The following nucleotide sequence is from Cyanobacteriota bacterium.
TGATTTTGTAGTCAAATGCTAAGCTTAACGTCCATACCCAAAGGCTATTACTTGGGTTGTAGCTTTACACTGTACTATCATGCGTTGTCCAGTTTGTCAGCATTCAGATATTCGGGTACTGGAATCTCGCTCAGCCGAGAATGGTCAGAGTGTACGTCGGAGGCGTGAGTGCCTGAACTGTGGACATCGATTCACTACCTATGAGCGAATTGAGTTTGTTCCCATTACGGTAATCAAGCGAGATGGCAAGCGTGAGTCCTTCGATCGCTCTAAGTTATTGCGTGGCATCGTCAGGGCAACGGAAAAGACAGGTATCTCCTTGACACAGCTCGAAAGCCTAGTTGATGAAATTGAAGCAGACTTACAGCAAAGACTGTCACGTGAAGTATCCAGCGCAGAAATTGGCGAAATCGTTCTCCGTAACCTACGCTCCTTGAGTGAAGTTGCTTACATACGGTTTGCTTCGGTCTATCAGCAGTTTCGTGACATAGCAGACTTTGTGCACACACTGGATCTTTTACAGCGGGAGTCCAACGCTTCAGGGAAGGATGACACGCGAGATCAACCGTTACAGAGTTCAGAGCCGTCAGAATTATCTGTAACTGCTTATGATAGCCCTGACAGAGCTTGTAACTCCAATCCTAAGCAAGAGCAACCTATTGAAGTGTCAACTAGTGTCCCCTAGATCCCTTAGTCATTATCCCTTAGTCATTGGTTAGCGTTGACCTGTAGTCGAACTCTGCTGGTTTAGTTATCTTAGAACTAACTGGGTCATGCCACTACTGACTCCGAGATCTGCGATGTTGCCTAACTCGTTCCATAGTTCAAACAATTGTTGTAGAAAACGAGTTAAACTTGCGCTACTATCATAGATCTGGATTAGTTCAACAGATGGCGTGGAGCTTGGCTATTGCCTAGTAAGCTGCACTGCTGCTCACCCTTCGAGTAGGGTTTGCTGCTTACAGGCTGTTACGTTCCAGTGCTTTGACACGCCTGACGTTTAGACAAAACAACTACTACGGAGACGATCACCGGGAAACAACTAGCATGGTCAATCAGGAAGCAAGTGCAGATATTGGATTTACTCACGACGATTTTGCCGCCCTATTAGACAAATACGACTATCAT
It contains:
- the nrdR gene encoding transcriptional regulator NrdR, translating into MRCPVCQHSDIRVLESRSAENGQSVRRRRECLNCGHRFTTYERIEFVPITVIKRDGKRESFDRSKLLRGIVRATEKTGISLTQLESLVDEIEADLQQRLSREVSSAEIGEIVLRNLRSLSEVAYIRFASVYQQFRDIADFVHTLDLLQRESNASGKDDTRDQPLQSSEPSELSVTAYDSPDRACNSNPKQEQPIEVSTSVP